From Butyricimonas paravirosa, one genomic window encodes:
- a CDS encoding electron transfer flavoprotein subunit beta/FixA family protein — protein MKIVVCIKQVPDTTEIKLDPVTGTLIRDGVPSIMNPDDKGGLEFALQLKDQYGAHVTVITMGPPQAEAILREAYAMGVDRAILLSDRKFGGADTLATSNTIAAALRSLEFDLVITGRQAIDGDTAQVGPQIAEHLDLPQVTYVESLTFDGNKTFTVKKSMEDGYQMVQVDTPCVFTALASGVKPRYMSVRGIVEAYNHPIETWTYNDITVDDQKIGLNGSPTRVFKSFTKGVKAAGQIYEVDPAEAVDIIISKLKEKFII, from the coding sequence ATGAAGATCGTTGTTTGTATTAAACAAGTTCCGGATACCACGGAAATCAAACTGGACCCCGTTACAGGAACCCTTATCAGAGACGGTGTACCCAGTATTATGAATCCCGATGACAAGGGAGGACTTGAATTTGCCCTTCAATTAAAAGATCAATATGGAGCACACGTAACCGTGATCACCATGGGACCGCCCCAGGCTGAAGCAATCTTGAGAGAAGCATACGCCATGGGAGTGGATCGTGCCATCCTGTTAAGCGACCGCAAATTCGGTGGAGCCGATACGTTGGCCACTTCTAATACAATTGCCGCAGCCTTGAGATCTCTGGAATTCGACTTAGTGATCACCGGACGTCAGGCTATCGACGGGGATACCGCACAGGTGGGTCCGCAGATCGCCGAGCATCTGGATTTACCGCAAGTAACTTACGTGGAAAGCTTGACTTTCGACGGGAACAAGACTTTCACGGTGAAGAAATCCATGGAAGACGGTTACCAGATGGTACAGGTAGACACTCCTTGCGTGTTCACCGCATTGGCATCCGGAGTGAAACCCCGTTATATGTCTGTAAGAGGAATCGTTGAGGCTTACAACCACCCCATCGAAACATGGACCTACAATGACATCACCGTGGATGACCAGAAGATCGGATTGAACGGATCACCGACCCGTGTATTCAAATCATTCACCAAGGGTGTGAAAGCTGCCGGACAAATCTACGAGGTTGACCCTGCAGAAGCTGTAGACATTATTATCAGCAAATTGAAAGAAAAATTTATTATCTAA
- a CDS encoding ATP-binding protein, with protein sequence MENIKYREHYLRKIEPFMGTSLIKVMTGQRRVGKSYILFQLIELIRKKESEANIIYINLEDIAFDFIKSAKELYAYVMSKCLKESKNYIFIDEVQEVREFEKALRSLVLDENNDIYVTGSNAKMLSGELATYLGGRYIEFTIYSLSYPEFLQFHELENSDESFRLYTRYGGLPYLMHLKLEDGIVFEYLKSIYSTIVYRDVVSRYALRNTDFLERLLLFLADNVGSIFSAKGISDYLKSQRVTLGVNQILTYIEHFTNAFIISCVDRYDIVGKRIFEVGNKYYFENLGIRNVIAGFKLQDQGKVLENIVYNHLLYQGYKVSVGVLEKQEVDFIGEREGEKVYVQVALQLNDEATIQREFGNLLKIEDNYPKFVVSQDLFHGNTYEGIQYLGIRDFLMNVR encoded by the coding sequence ATGGAGAATATAAAATATAGAGAACATTATTTGAGGAAAATAGAGCCCTTTATGGGAACGTCTTTGATCAAAGTTATGACCGGACAACGCCGGGTTGGGAAAAGTTATATTTTATTTCAACTAATAGAATTGATCCGGAAAAAGGAATCAGAGGCAAATATTATTTATATAAATCTGGAAGATATCGCTTTTGATTTTATAAAATCTGCAAAGGAGCTATATGCTTACGTGATGAGTAAATGTTTAAAAGAGAGTAAGAATTATATATTTATTGATGAGGTACAGGAGGTTCGTGAATTCGAGAAAGCTCTACGTTCACTGGTTTTGGATGAAAATAACGATATATACGTGACTGGGAGTAATGCAAAAATGTTGTCTGGAGAATTAGCTACTTATTTGGGGGGACGGTATATTGAGTTCACGATATATAGTTTGTCATATCCTGAGTTTTTACAATTTCATGAACTTGAAAATTCGGATGAAAGTTTTAGATTATATACTAGGTATGGAGGATTGCCCTATTTGATGCATTTGAAATTAGAAGATGGAATTGTTTTTGAATATTTGAAGAGTATATATTCCACGATTGTTTATCGGGATGTGGTTAGCCGATATGCTTTACGGAATACTGATTTCTTAGAGAGGTTACTTCTGTTTCTTGCAGATAATGTGGGAAGTATATTTTCAGCCAAAGGGATAAGTGATTATTTGAAATCGCAACGAGTCACGCTGGGCGTGAATCAGATCCTGACTTATATCGAGCATTTTACAAATGCTTTTATTATTTCTTGTGTTGATCGGTATGATATTGTGGGGAAGCGTATTTTTGAGGTAGGAAATAAGTATTATTTTGAAAATCTGGGAATTAGAAATGTTATAGCAGGTTTTAAACTCCAAGATCAAGGGAAAGTATTAGAAAATATTGTTTATAATCATTTGCTTTATCAAGGGTATAAGGTTTCCGTGGGAGTATTGGAGAAACAAGAAGTTGATTTTATTGGTGAGCGGGAGGGAGAAAAGGTGTATGTACAGGTTGCATTACAATTAAATGATGAGGCAACTATCCAACGGGAATTTGGCAATCTTTTAAAAATAGAAGATAATTATCCCAAGTTTGTCGTCTCACAAGATTTATTTCATGGAAATACTTATGAGGGAATACAATATTTGGGGATTCGTGATTTTTTAATGAATGTTAGGTAA
- a CDS encoding MutS-related protein — translation MFLRSAIEEINGFRFMIDKLEIQSGLAKRILNTLPYLRTPEAIAQELDKTEVMRNILQTSELTDTITKIKVKLMQVKDVRGTANRVTESQILDDIELFELKAFSLLVVEMRELLLSANITVVSLPDLEPVVNILDPEKMRIPHFYVYDAYSPELAALRAKMKTLKMDEKTEERVLDQLQFEHTELEDQIREKLSEQIHPYKKEINEALTNTATLDILLAKAQQTIDMQLCKPEISSGTTRYIKIFNPQVKEVLWQEGKKFQAIDIDIEQGACLITGANMAGKSVILKTVALSQALFQFGFYVPAEQAEIALVDEVLLCIGDEQSELSGLSSYASEMLRVNAIVQDVKAGKNALILIDELARTTNPTEGKAIVNAMLDFLTDKGARSLITSHYSGIKAHCKKMRVKGFVKEHVKGQLTINNINEFIDYSLIEDTHDSVPQEAMRIARILGVDEELLDKAEEFLDDEEKNRN, via the coding sequence GTGTTTTTAAGAAGTGCCATAGAAGAAATTAACGGATTCAGATTCATGATCGACAAACTGGAAATTCAATCCGGTCTGGCGAAACGGATCTTGAACACATTACCTTATTTGCGTACCCCGGAAGCAATTGCCCAGGAATTGGACAAAACCGAGGTCATGCGCAATATTCTACAAACCTCCGAACTAACAGACACCATTACCAAGATCAAAGTCAAACTGATGCAAGTGAAGGATGTCCGGGGAACAGCGAACCGGGTGACGGAATCACAGATACTGGATGACATTGAACTATTTGAATTAAAAGCTTTTTCTTTGCTGGTCGTGGAGATGCGGGAATTGCTCCTATCAGCAAATATCACGGTTGTTTCACTCCCGGACTTGGAACCGGTAGTAAACATTCTAGATCCCGAAAAGATGCGTATTCCTCATTTTTACGTGTACGATGCCTATTCCCCGGAACTGGCAGCCCTGCGGGCAAAAATGAAGACGCTCAAAATGGATGAAAAAACAGAAGAACGAGTACTGGATCAACTTCAATTCGAACACACAGAATTAGAAGACCAAATCCGGGAAAAGTTATCTGAACAGATTCATCCCTATAAAAAAGAAATTAATGAAGCCCTGACAAACACGGCAACTTTAGATATCTTGTTGGCAAAAGCCCAACAGACCATTGATATGCAGTTGTGCAAACCGGAAATTTCCTCTGGCACAACTCGCTATATAAAAATATTCAACCCACAAGTAAAAGAGGTTCTTTGGCAGGAAGGCAAGAAATTCCAGGCAATTGACATTGACATCGAGCAAGGAGCCTGTTTAATTACCGGAGCCAATATGGCCGGGAAAAGCGTTATCCTGAAAACCGTGGCACTGTCACAAGCGCTATTCCAATTTGGTTTTTACGTTCCGGCAGAACAAGCCGAGATTGCCTTGGTTGACGAAGTTCTCCTTTGCATCGGGGACGAGCAATCCGAATTAAGCGGACTGTCCTCGTATGCCTCGGAAATGCTACGGGTAAATGCTATCGTGCAAGACGTGAAAGCAGGTAAAAACGCCTTGATCCTGATTGATGAACTGGCTAGAACCACCAACCCCACGGAAGGGAAAGCAATCGTGAATGCCATGCTCGACTTCTTGACGGATAAAGGAGCCCGCTCCTTGATTACCAGCCATTACAGCGGGATCAAAGCCCATTGTAAAAAAATGCGGGTAAAAGGATTTGTAAAAGAACACGTGAAAGGTCAATTGACCATCAATAATATAAACGAGTTCATCGATTACTCGCTAATCGAAGATACTCACGACTCCGTGCCGCAAGAAGCCATGCGCATCGCCCGTATTCTGGGCGTTGACGAAGAATTGTTGGACAAAGCAGAGGAGTTTTTGGATGACGAAGAGAAGAACAGAAATTAA
- a CDS encoding 3-oxoacid CoA-transferase subunit B: protein MDKDQVREVIAKRVALELKDGDVVNLGIGLPTMVPNYLPKNVHVILQSENGLLGMGPKPEEGKENPELTDAGGGYITAIEGACSFDSATSFGLIRGGHVDVTILGALQVDEKGNLANWIIPGKKAPGMGGAMDLLVGAKKVILAMEHTAKGNHKILKECTLPLTAAGEVDMIITEMGVMNITPAGIELVELNPEFTLDDIKAATGCELIISKNLKAMPQ, encoded by the coding sequence ATGGATAAAGATCAAGTAAGAGAAGTTATCGCAAAACGGGTAGCTCTCGAATTAAAAGACGGCGACGTGGTAAACTTGGGAATCGGACTGCCAACGATGGTACCGAACTACTTGCCCAAAAACGTACACGTGATCCTACAATCCGAAAACGGATTATTAGGTATGGGTCCGAAACCGGAAGAAGGTAAAGAAAATCCGGAATTGACGGATGCCGGTGGTGGCTACATCACGGCGATCGAAGGCGCCTGCAGCTTTGACAGCGCAACCTCTTTCGGACTTATCCGCGGTGGACACGTGGATGTCACCATTCTTGGTGCTTTACAGGTAGACGAGAAAGGAAACTTGGCAAACTGGATCATCCCCGGTAAGAAAGCCCCGGGTATGGGTGGAGCCATGGACCTGTTGGTAGGTGCTAAAAAAGTGATCCTTGCCATGGAACACACGGCAAAAGGCAATCACAAGATTTTGAAAGAATGCACGCTGCCGTTAACCGCTGCCGGGGAAGTTGACATGATTATCACCGAAATGGGTGTTATGAACATTACCCCTGCCGGAATCGAACTGGTAGAATTAAACCCTGAATTTACTTTAGATGACATCAAAGCAGCTACAGGCTGTGAATTAATAATTTCCAAAAACTTAAAAGCAATGCCTCAATGA
- a CDS encoding lysine 5,6-aminomutase subunit alpha, which translates to MQNSKLGLDFTKVAHAKDVARKIADDVQKFVEQYSTVAVERTLCRLLGIDGVDANTVPLPNVLVDEIKDKGVLGEGILFFLGNAIVETGMNPQQIAEKVAEGTLDITTLPVHPTDEIKAALKPHVDASIKRISDRRAKKENYLNTIGEGPKPYLYVIVATGNIYEDVVQAQAAARQGADIIAVIRTTGQSLLDYVPYGATTEGFGGTFATQENFRIMRKALDEVGEEVGRYIRLCNYCSGLCMPEIAAMGALEGLDVMLNDALYGILFRDINMQRTLVDQFMSRVINGFAGVIINTGEDNYLTTADAVEQAHTVLASDLINEQLALIAGLKEEQMGLGHAFEMDPSLENGFLLELSQAQMTREIFPKATLKYMPPTKFMTGNIFRGHIQDALFNMIGIWTSQGIQLLGMPTEAIHTPFMSDRYLSIENAKYIFGNMKNIGDEVEFKKDGIIQSRAKEVLNNAIALLENIEREGLFTALEKGIFGDVKRPKNGGKGLDGVAARGANYYNPFIELMLKGN; encoded by the coding sequence ATGCAGAACAGTAAACTAGGGCTTGATTTCACCAAAGTGGCACACGCGAAGGACGTGGCCCGGAAGATAGCCGACGATGTACAAAAATTCGTGGAACAATACTCTACCGTTGCCGTTGAGCGTACGTTATGCCGTTTGCTCGGTATTGACGGGGTCGACGCTAACACCGTGCCCCTACCCAACGTGCTGGTAGATGAGATCAAAGACAAAGGCGTGTTAGGTGAAGGTATCCTATTCTTCCTCGGAAACGCTATCGTGGAAACCGGAATGAACCCGCAACAAATTGCAGAGAAAGTTGCAGAGGGGACTCTGGACATCACCACGTTACCCGTTCACCCGACAGATGAGATTAAAGCCGCACTGAAACCACACGTTGACGCAAGTATCAAACGGATCAGTGATCGCCGTGCCAAGAAGGAAAACTACTTGAACACGATCGGGGAAGGTCCGAAACCTTACCTCTACGTGATCGTGGCTACCGGAAATATCTACGAAGACGTGGTACAGGCACAGGCTGCCGCACGTCAGGGGGCTGACATCATTGCCGTAATCCGTACAACAGGGCAGAGTTTGTTGGATTACGTGCCTTATGGAGCTACCACGGAAGGATTCGGGGGAACATTCGCTACACAAGAAAACTTCCGCATCATGCGTAAGGCTTTGGATGAAGTGGGCGAAGAAGTAGGCCGTTACATTCGCTTGTGTAACTATTGCTCCGGCCTGTGTATGCCGGAAATCGCGGCAATGGGAGCCTTGGAAGGTTTGGACGTGATGTTGAACGACGCTCTTTACGGGATCTTGTTCCGGGATATTAATATGCAACGTACACTGGTTGACCAGTTCATGTCAAGGGTAATCAACGGATTCGCCGGGGTGATCATCAACACCGGAGAGGACAACTACCTGACAACCGCTGATGCCGTGGAACAGGCACACACCGTGCTGGCATCCGACTTGATCAACGAGCAATTGGCCTTGATCGCCGGACTGAAAGAAGAACAAATGGGATTAGGACACGCTTTCGAAATGGACCCGTCTCTTGAAAACGGTTTCTTACTGGAATTGTCTCAGGCTCAAATGACCCGTGAGATTTTCCCGAAAGCCACTTTAAAATATATGCCTCCAACCAAATTCATGACGGGAAATATTTTCCGCGGACACATTCAGGATGCACTTTTCAACATGATCGGAATCTGGACTTCACAAGGAATCCAATTATTGGGTATGCCGACAGAAGCTATCCACACACCGTTCATGTCCGACCGTTATCTTTCTATCGAGAATGCCAAGTATATCTTCGGTAACATGAAGAATATCGGTGACGAGGTAGAGTTCAAAAAGGACGGTATCATCCAAAGTCGTGCCAAAGAAGTATTGAACAACGCTATCGCATTACTTGAGAACATTGAACGTGAAGGTCTTTTCACCGCTTTGGAAAAAGGAATCTTCGGTGACGTGAAACGTCCGAAGAATGGCGGTAAAGGACTTGACGGAGTTGCAGCCAGAGGTGCCAATTATTACAATCCGTTTATCGAGTTAATGCTGAAAGGCAATTGA
- a CDS encoding acyl-CoA dehydrogenase translates to MDFSLSKQDQLFLQMIREFAEKEVKPLAAEVDESERFPMETVQKMAKLGIMGIPFPVEYGGAGGNNILYTMAVEELSRVCATTGVIVSAHTSLCCAPIMEHGTPEQKAKYLPKLTSGEWIGAFGLTEPNAGTDASAQQTFAVKEGDHYVLNGSKIFITNAGYAHVYIIMAMTDKSKGTKGISAFIVEKDFPGFSIGKKEKKMGIRGSATCELIMENCIVPAENLLGQEGKGFGIAMKTLDGGRIGIASQALGIAQGAMDETVKYVKERKQFGKSLGQFQNTQFQLADLQTKVEASRLLVRQAAYKKDLKVPYSADAAMAKLFAAETAMEVTTKAVQFHGGYGYTREYPVERMMRDAKITEIYEGTSEVQRMVIAANLLK, encoded by the coding sequence ATGGATTTCAGTCTATCAAAACAAGACCAACTCTTCTTACAAATGATAAGAGAGTTTGCAGAGAAAGAGGTAAAACCTCTGGCGGCGGAAGTGGACGAATCAGAAAGATTCCCGATGGAAACCGTTCAAAAAATGGCAAAACTTGGTATTATGGGTATCCCATTCCCGGTTGAATACGGCGGTGCCGGTGGTAACAACATCCTTTACACGATGGCGGTAGAGGAGTTATCCCGTGTATGTGCCACGACCGGAGTAATCGTGTCCGCACACACCTCTTTGTGTTGCGCACCGATCATGGAACACGGTACGCCCGAACAAAAAGCCAAGTATCTTCCCAAGTTGACTTCCGGTGAATGGATCGGAGCATTCGGTCTGACAGAACCGAACGCCGGAACCGACGCATCCGCACAACAGACTTTCGCGGTGAAAGAGGGAGATCATTACGTGCTTAACGGATCTAAAATTTTCATCACCAATGCCGGCTATGCACATGTGTATATCATCATGGCGATGACCGATAAATCCAAAGGGACCAAGGGAATTTCCGCCTTTATCGTGGAAAAAGACTTCCCGGGATTCTCTATCGGTAAAAAAGAGAAGAAAATGGGTATCCGCGGTTCGGCTACTTGCGAGCTGATCATGGAAAACTGCATCGTTCCTGCCGAGAACTTACTCGGACAAGAAGGTAAAGGTTTTGGCATTGCCATGAAAACACTTGACGGCGGACGTATCGGTATCGCTTCTCAAGCATTGGGTATCGCCCAAGGAGCTATGGACGAAACCGTGAAATACGTGAAAGAGCGTAAACAATTCGGTAAATCCCTTGGTCAATTCCAGAACACTCAATTCCAATTGGCTGATCTGCAAACCAAAGTGGAAGCATCCCGCTTATTAGTAAGACAAGCTGCCTACAAAAAAGACCTGAAAGTGCCTTATTCCGCAGATGCAGCTATGGCTAAACTATTCGCGGCAGAGACGGCCATGGAAGTAACGACCAAAGCCGTACAGTTCCACGGAGGATACGGATATACCCGTGAATATCCTGTTGAAAGAATGATGAGAGATGCCAAGATTACTGAAATCTACGAGGGTACGTCAGAAGTTCAGAGAATGGTGATTGCAGCAAATTTATTAAAGTAA
- a CDS encoding OAM dimerization domain-containing protein — MSGGLYSTEKNDFDQTLDLKKIKPYGDTMNDGKTQLSFTLPVPAGDEAIEAAKQLLKKMGFENPQVVFHKELTEGYTFFNCYGSCTHTVDFTSIHVPKVEGTKWDMHETDEFIRENIGRPLIVVGASTGTDAHTVGIDAIMNMKGFAGHYGLERYDMIEAHNLGSQVPNEEFIAKAIELKADALLVSQTVTQKDVHIKNMIELVEMLEAEGLRDKVILACGGPRISHELAKELGYDAGFGMNTYADDVASFVAQEFVRRKNK; from the coding sequence ATGAGTGGAGGATTATATTCTACCGAAAAAAATGATTTCGACCAGACGCTGGATCTGAAAAAAATAAAACCCTACGGGGACACGATGAACGACGGGAAAACTCAATTGAGTTTCACGTTGCCCGTGCCTGCCGGGGATGAGGCTATCGAAGCTGCAAAACAATTATTGAAAAAAATGGGTTTTGAAAACCCGCAAGTAGTATTCCACAAAGAGTTGACCGAGGGCTACACCTTCTTCAACTGTTACGGAAGCTGCACGCACACCGTGGATTTCACGAGTATTCATGTTCCGAAAGTAGAAGGAACGAAATGGGATATGCACGAAACTGACGAGTTCATCCGTGAAAATATCGGACGTCCTTTGATTGTTGTAGGTGCAAGTACCGGAACCGACGCTCACACCGTGGGTATCGACGCCATCATGAACATGAAAGGCTTTGCCGGACACTACGGACTGGAACGTTACGACATGATCGAGGCTCACAACTTGGGAAGTCAGGTGCCCAATGAAGAGTTCATTGCCAAAGCTATCGAGCTGAAAGCAGACGCTCTTCTGGTATCCCAGACCGTCACCCAGAAAGATGTTCACATCAAGAACATGATCGAACTCGTGGAAATGCTGGAGGCAGAAGGCCTGCGGGATAAAGTAATCTTGGCTTGCGGTGGTCCTCGTATCTCCCACGAGCTGGCAAAAGAGCTGGGTTACGATGCAGGCTTCGGCATGAACACCTATGCAGATGACGTGGCGTCATTTGTTGCGCAAGAATTTGTTAGAAGAAAAAATAAATAG
- a CDS encoding acetyl-CoA C-acetyltransferase: MTKTYIVAAKRTAIGKFLGTTLSMTAADLGAAVIKNIIAETGVNPANIDEVIVGNVLSAGQGQGVARQASIKGGIPQEVPAYGINMICGSGMKAVLNGVTAIKSGLANLIIAGGTESMSNAGYILPARVRDGHKMGDVTVVDHMVYDGLTDAFEGYHMGITAENIAEKYAISREEQDEFAIESQQRAIAAIDNGKFKSEIVPIEYKVKKETHVFDTDEFPNRTTSLEKLSTLRPAFKKEGSVTAGNASGINDGASFVLIASEEAVKQYNLTPLCEIIGVGQGGVDPAIMGMGPVPAIANALKNAGIKLSDIDVIELNEAFAAQSLGVIHELMAQHGVTREWINERTNINGGAIALGHPIGASGNRIVVSLVHEMINNEAKLGLASLCIGGGMGTALILKKC, from the coding sequence ATGACAAAAACCTATATCGTAGCAGCAAAAAGAACTGCGATCGGCAAATTTTTAGGAACAACTCTTTCAATGACAGCAGCAGACTTGGGTGCCGCCGTAATAAAAAACATTATCGCGGAAACCGGAGTCAATCCCGCCAATATTGATGAAGTGATCGTCGGCAACGTACTATCCGCCGGACAGGGTCAAGGTGTAGCCCGTCAGGCATCCATCAAAGGAGGGATCCCACAAGAAGTTCCGGCTTACGGAATCAACATGATATGCGGGAGCGGTATGAAAGCCGTACTCAATGGTGTAACCGCTATCAAATCGGGGCTGGCGAACCTGATCATTGCAGGAGGAACCGAATCCATGTCCAATGCGGGCTATATCCTCCCGGCACGAGTACGTGACGGGCACAAGATGGGCGACGTGACAGTAGTGGACCATATGGTGTATGATGGTCTGACGGACGCCTTCGAAGGCTACCACATGGGCATAACGGCTGAAAACATCGCGGAGAAATACGCGATCAGCCGGGAAGAACAGGATGAATTTGCAATCGAATCGCAACAACGTGCTATTGCGGCTATCGATAATGGTAAATTCAAGTCAGAGATCGTGCCTATAGAGTACAAGGTGAAAAAAGAAACTCACGTGTTCGACACGGATGAATTCCCGAACCGGACGACCTCCCTGGAAAAATTATCGACCTTACGTCCCGCTTTCAAAAAAGAGGGTTCCGTCACGGCCGGTAACGCTTCGGGAATCAACGACGGGGCATCATTCGTACTGATCGCATCGGAAGAGGCTGTTAAGCAATACAACTTAACCCCTCTATGCGAAATCATTGGTGTCGGACAAGGCGGTGTAGACCCGGCCATCATGGGTATGGGCCCTGTGCCAGCCATTGCCAACGCGCTCAAGAATGCCGGTATCAAACTATCCGATATCGACGTGATCGAGTTAAACGAGGCTTTTGCGGCACAATCACTGGGAGTCATTCACGAACTCATGGCACAACACGGTGTTACGAGAGAATGGATAAATGAACGTACGAACATCAACGGTGGTGCAATTGCACTGGGACATCCCATCGGGGCATCAGGAAACCGTATCGTTGTATCATTAGTACATGAAATGATAAACAATGAAGCAAAATTAGGTCTTGCATCCCTCTGTATCGGAGGGGGCATGGGGACGGCCTTAATTCTGAAGAAATGTTGA
- a CDS encoding electron transfer flavoprotein subunit alpha/FixB family protein has translation MDKAQYKNVYVFVEQREGVIQNVGLELLGKARELADALNEKVYAMLLGHDLTTQAQECIAYGADTVLRVDAPELATYVTEPYAQAIYQIIRDNKPSIVLIGATTIGRDLGPRLSARVETGLTADCTGLEVSEERDLLMTRPAFGGNLMATIICKEHRPQMSTVRPGVMRMGQRDENRKGTIEDVKINFDKSKFRVRVLETVKQTKNLVDITEAHVLISGGRGVGNAEGFDMLRAMANTIGAEVSASRAMVDAGVLGHERQVGQTGKTVRPDLYFAMGISGAIQHLAGMEESEYIIAINKDKFAPIFNVADLGIVGDVRKIVPLLTEKLKR, from the coding sequence ATGGATAAGGCACAATATAAAAACGTTTACGTCTTCGTTGAACAAAGAGAAGGCGTTATCCAAAACGTGGGTCTGGAATTGTTAGGTAAAGCCAGAGAATTAGCTGATGCTTTAAATGAAAAAGTATATGCCATGTTATTGGGACATGACCTGACGACACAAGCTCAGGAATGTATTGCTTATGGGGCTGACACCGTGCTACGTGTGGATGCACCGGAATTGGCAACCTACGTTACCGAACCTTACGCACAGGCTATTTACCAGATCATCCGTGACAACAAACCGAGCATCGTGCTGATCGGGGCAACTACCATCGGCCGTGACCTCGGCCCGCGCTTGTCTGCCCGTGTAGAAACTGGATTGACTGCAGACTGTACCGGATTGGAAGTTTCTGAAGAACGGGATTTGTTAATGACCCGTCCGGCATTCGGTGGAAACTTGATGGCAACCATCATCTGTAAGGAACACCGTCCTCAAATGTCAACCGTTCGTCCGGGCGTAATGCGCATGGGACAACGTGACGAGAACCGGAAAGGAACGATCGAAGATGTAAAAATCAACTTCGATAAATCTAAATTCCGTGTACGTGTTCTTGAAACAGTTAAACAAACCAAGAATTTGGTTGATATCACCGAAGCTCATGTATTGATTTCCGGAGGTCGTGGAGTGGGTAATGCAGAAGGATTCGATATGTTACGTGCAATGGCAAACACCATCGGTGCTGAAGTATCCGCATCTCGTGCCATGGTTGATGCCGGAGTATTGGGACACGAACGTCAGGTAGGACAAACCGGTAAAACTGTACGTCCCGACTTGTACTTCGCCATGGGAATCTCCGGAGCTATCCAGCACTTGGCCGGTATGGAAGAATCCGAATACATCATCGCCATCAACAAAGACAAATTTGCCCCGATCTTCAACGTGGCAGACTTGGGTATCGTCGGCGATGTTCGCAAGATCGTTCCGCTTTTAACTGAAAAGTTGAAAAGATAA